TGGCTTCTTGTTGTCGAACTTCCACCCTGGGATGAGGAACTGCATGCCGATTGAATCGTCACGGGCACCCGATCCTTCAACCTTCTCCTTGTACAGCGCATTCGCCGCGAGAATCTGGTCCATATCAGGCTCAATACCCAAGCCAGGCTTGTTGGGAATGGTGACCTTGCCGTCCACGATCTTCAATGGTTCCTTGGTCAGGCGCTCTGCACCTTCCTGCCAGATCCAGTGAGTATCCAACGCGTTGTACTCGCCAGGTGCCGCTGCGCCACAATGTGCAATCATTGCCAGCGAGATATCGAAGTGATTGTTGGAGTGGCAGCCCCATGTCATGCCCATGTCATGGCAGAGCTGGGCCACGCGCACGGACCCCTGCATAGTCCAGAAGTGAGGGTCAGCCAGCGGGATGCTCACGGACTGCAGAGCGATCGAATGAGTCATCTGACGCCAATCGGTATCAACCATGTTGGTTGCGGTTGGGAGATTGGTGGCTCGGCGGAACTCAGCGAGGATCTCGCGCCCGGAGAAGCCTTCTTCTGCGCCACAGGGATCTTCAGCGTAGGTGAGGATACCTTGCTTATCCTTGCACAGCTCAATAGCTTCCTTGAGGGACCATGCCCCGTTGGGATCGAGTGTGATGCGGGCGTCAGGGAATCGCTCCTTAAGCGCCACGATGGCCTTCATCTCTTCCTTGCCCTCGAGCACGCCACCCTTGAGCTTGAAGTCCTTGAAGCCGTAGAGGTCATGGGTTGCCTCGGCCATACGAACGATGGCTTCGGGTGTGAGAGCTTCTTCGTGACGGATGCGGTACCACTCGGTATCCGAATCCTGTTCGCGCAGGTACTCCAGGTCCGTCTTGTCGGGATCGCCCACGTAGAACAGGTAGCCGAGCACACGAACTTCGGTTCGTTGCTGCCCGTCACCGAGCAGAGCCGCAACGGGCACACCAAGATGCTTGCCGAGCAGATCCAAGAGCGCTGCTTCCAAGCAAGTCACAGCGTGAACGGTTGTGCGCAGATCGAAGGTCTGGAGGCCGCGGCCACCGGAATCACGATCAGAGAACTTCTCGCCCACTTCGGCCAAGATGTTCTTGTATTCGCCGATGTGGCGTCCAATTACCAGTTCCTTGGCGTCTTCCAGAGTTTGGGTAATCTTCTCGCCGCCGGGAACTTCGCCGATGCCGATGTTTCCTTCTGAATCCTCCATGACAACGATGTTGCGAGTGAAGTAGGGGCCGTGGGCTCCAGAGAGGTTCAGCTCCATGCAGTCGCGTCCAGCGACTGGGTAGACATCAATCCTTGCGACAGTTGGGGTGGACATCTTCGTCCTTTCTATTTGGGACGTTTGTGTAGCTTGCTGGGATGTTTGGGTAGCTTGTGCGATGAATAGCTCGAAAACGGAGATTCGTTTCGACGACGACGTCGGGCCTCAATGGTTGGGCGCAATGGTCGGTATCACGGGCCATTGCGCCCAACTCATGGAGGAGGTT
The DNA window shown above is from Changpingibacter yushuensis and carries:
- a CDS encoding enolase C-terminal domain-like protein encodes the protein MSTPTVARIDVYPVAGRDCMELNLSGAHGPYFTRNIVVMEDSEGNIGIGEVPGGEKITQTLEDAKELVIGRHIGEYKNILAEVGEKFSDRDSGGRGLQTFDLRTTVHAVTCLEAALLDLLGKHLGVPVAALLGDGQQRTEVRVLGYLFYVGDPDKTDLEYLREQDSDTEWYRIRHEEALTPEAIVRMAEATHDLYGFKDFKLKGGVLEGKEEMKAIVALKERFPDARITLDPNGAWSLKEAIELCKDKQGILTYAEDPCGAEEGFSGREILAEFRRATNLPTATNMVDTDWRQMTHSIALQSVSIPLADPHFWTMQGSVRVAQLCHDMGMTWGCHSNNHFDISLAMIAHCGAAAPGEYNALDTHWIWQEGAERLTKEPLKIVDGKVTIPNKPGLGIEPDMDQILAANALYKEKVEGSGARDDSIGMQFLIPGWKFDNKKPALVR